One genomic segment of Arthrobacter sp. JZ12 includes these proteins:
- a CDS encoding DUF4232 domain-containing protein, producing the protein MYRRRRQVAAVLLLLVLGGLIWAGIAVAGLFRADPAPAAAEATTAAPEASGAASEASPSASPTPTPSPTEPVCNPADIKVSGSTDAESYAPEATPVLILTVTNTGDIPCPVNVGTSEMDFLVTSGEDRVFSSRDCQKDAEDLEVTIKPGESEDARFSWGRVRSAPGCTAVEGVPGPGQYVFQTRLGERISDEVPFTLE; encoded by the coding sequence GTGTACCGGCGACGCCGGCAGGTTGCCGCGGTTCTCCTGCTGCTGGTGCTGGGCGGCCTGATCTGGGCAGGCATTGCGGTCGCCGGGCTCTTCCGCGCTGATCCCGCACCCGCTGCCGCCGAAGCCACCACAGCCGCACCGGAGGCAAGCGGGGCAGCTTCAGAGGCGTCACCGTCGGCATCGCCCACACCAACGCCCAGTCCCACGGAACCGGTCTGCAACCCGGCGGATATCAAGGTCTCGGGTTCCACGGACGCCGAATCCTACGCACCGGAAGCAACACCCGTCCTGATCCTCACCGTGACCAACACCGGAGACATCCCCTGCCCGGTGAACGTGGGCACCTCCGAGATGGACTTCCTCGTGACCAGCGGCGAGGACCGGGTCTTCTCATCCCGGGACTGCCAGAAGGACGCGGAGGACCTGGAGGTCACCATCAAGCCCGGGGAATCGGAGGATGCGCGCTTCAGCTGGGGACGGGTCCGCAGCGCACCGGGATGCACCGCAGTCGAGGGCGTTCCCGGGCCGGGTCAGTATGTCTTCCAGACCAGGCTCGGCGAGCGCATCAGCGATGAGGTTCCGTTCACCCTCGAGTGA
- the disA gene encoding DNA integrity scanning diadenylate cyclase DisA: MVRSPEDALKATLARVAPGTQLRDGLERILRGRTGALIVLGFDRTVDSICSGGFDIGIDFSPTRLRELAKMDGAIVCDRDASNILRAGVQLVPDHRIETQESGTRHRTAERVAIQTGFPVISVSQSMQIIALYVDGLRHVLEGSEPVLARANQALATLERYRARLDQVTGSLSALEIEAMVTVRDVAVTLQRQEMVRRISEEISQYVLELGIDGRLLSLQVEELTTGLGPGSEMVLRDYSGLNGSVPPADEQLARLQGFSSTDLIDLGTIASVLGFNPSTDSLDAVVQPKGYRLLSGIKAVPPTVANRLVEHFDGLQNLMAANIDDLMAVDGIGEQRARTVREGLSRIAETSLLDRFM, translated from the coding sequence ATGGTACGCAGTCCGGAGGACGCGCTGAAGGCAACCCTTGCGCGTGTAGCGCCGGGTACCCAATTGCGCGACGGCCTTGAACGGATCCTGCGCGGACGGACCGGCGCCCTGATCGTCCTCGGATTTGACCGCACGGTGGATTCGATCTGCTCAGGCGGTTTCGATATCGGCATCGATTTCTCGCCCACCCGCCTGCGCGAGCTTGCCAAGATGGATGGGGCTATAGTCTGCGACCGGGACGCCAGCAACATCCTGCGGGCAGGTGTGCAGCTGGTACCGGACCACCGCATCGAAACCCAGGAATCGGGCACCAGGCACCGGACGGCAGAGCGTGTAGCGATCCAGACGGGCTTTCCGGTCATCTCGGTCAGCCAGTCCATGCAGATCATCGCGCTGTATGTCGATGGACTACGCCATGTGCTGGAGGGCTCCGAACCCGTACTCGCCCGCGCCAACCAGGCGCTGGCCACCCTTGAGCGGTACCGGGCAAGGCTCGATCAGGTAACGGGGTCGCTTTCCGCGCTGGAGATCGAAGCGATGGTGACCGTGCGCGACGTCGCCGTAACCCTGCAGCGGCAGGAGATGGTGCGTCGGATCTCGGAGGAGATCTCCCAGTACGTTCTTGAACTCGGTATCGACGGCCGGTTGCTCTCCCTCCAGGTGGAGGAGCTCACCACCGGGCTTGGACCCGGTAGCGAGATGGTCCTCCGTGACTACTCCGGCCTGAACGGAAGCGTACCTCCCGCCGACGAGCAGCTTGCCCGGCTGCAAGGCTTCAGCTCCACCGACCTCATTGACCTTGGAACCATTGCCAGCGTGCTCGGCTTCAATCCCTCCACCGACTCGCTGGACGCCGTGGTCCAGCCGAAGGGCTACCGCCTGCTGTCCGGGATCAAGGCCGTACCGCCCACCGTGGCCAACCGGCTGGTTGAACACTTCGACGGCCTGCAGAACCTGATGGCCGCCAACATCGATGACCTCATGGCAGTGGACGGCATTGGTGAGCAGCGTGCGCGCACCGTCCGGGAAGGGCTTTCAAGGATTGCGGAGACCAGCCTCCTCGACCGCTTCATGTAA
- the radA gene encoding DNA repair protein RadA: MPTKTSRARAQTPAYRCGECGWTTAKWVGRCGECQAWGTVEETAAAGVARTTAAATVARPALRIAEVDATTASYQPTGVGELDRVLGGGLVPGAVILVAGEPGVGKSTLLLDVAARVARNGRAVLYVTGEESSAQVKLRAERIGALADALYLTAESDLSQALGQVEKVDPALLIVDSVQTLSSPAVDGSAGGVTQVREVAASLINAAKTRGMTTLLVGHVTKDGSIAGPRLLEHLVDVVCQFEGERHSRLRLMRAVKNRYGPTDEVGCFDLTDTGIEGLADPSGLFVSRTKEPVAGTCITVTLEGRRPLLAEVQALLAESANAQPRRATSGLDGPRVSMLLAVLQRRASLQLHKDDSYVATVGGVKLSEPATDLSVALAIASAKTNQALPPRMIAFGEVGLAGEVRPVPGISRRIQEAERLGFTHAVVPESPNGPGRVPPGFTVKQVSTLTEALQLLF, encoded by the coding sequence ATGCCTACCAAGACCTCCCGCGCACGCGCCCAGACACCTGCCTACCGTTGCGGTGAGTGCGGCTGGACCACGGCAAAATGGGTCGGACGCTGCGGCGAGTGCCAGGCGTGGGGCACGGTTGAGGAGACAGCTGCCGCCGGCGTCGCCCGCACCACAGCGGCTGCCACGGTTGCCCGCCCGGCCCTGCGCATCGCCGAGGTGGACGCTACAACTGCGTCATACCAACCCACCGGGGTAGGTGAACTGGACCGGGTGCTGGGCGGCGGGCTGGTGCCGGGCGCAGTCATCCTGGTGGCAGGTGAACCCGGCGTCGGCAAGTCCACCCTGTTGCTGGACGTCGCCGCCAGGGTGGCCAGGAATGGCCGCGCCGTCCTGTACGTCACGGGTGAGGAGTCCTCCGCCCAGGTAAAGCTGAGGGCGGAGCGCATCGGCGCGCTGGCCGACGCTCTGTACCTCACGGCTGAGTCGGACCTCAGCCAGGCCCTCGGGCAGGTGGAGAAGGTGGACCCTGCGCTCCTCATCGTCGACTCGGTCCAGACGCTCAGCAGCCCGGCTGTGGACGGCAGCGCAGGCGGAGTCACGCAGGTCCGTGAGGTTGCGGCATCCTTGATCAATGCGGCGAAGACCCGCGGAATGACCACGCTGCTGGTGGGCCACGTGACCAAGGACGGCTCAATCGCCGGCCCTCGCCTTCTGGAGCATCTGGTGGACGTGGTCTGCCAGTTCGAGGGTGAGCGCCACTCCCGCCTGCGTCTCATGCGCGCGGTGAAGAACCGGTACGGGCCCACTGATGAGGTTGGTTGCTTCGACCTGACGGACACGGGAATCGAAGGGCTGGCCGACCCCAGCGGACTGTTTGTTTCGCGGACCAAGGAGCCGGTTGCGGGGACCTGCATCACGGTCACACTTGAGGGCCGCCGTCCCCTGCTGGCGGAGGTGCAGGCCCTGCTTGCGGAATCAGCGAATGCACAGCCTCGGCGGGCAACAAGCGGCCTGGACGGTCCCCGGGTGTCCATGCTTCTGGCTGTCCTACAGCGCCGTGCGTCCCTGCAGTTGCACAAGGACGACAGCTACGTGGCCACGGTTGGAGGGGTGAAGTTGAGTGAGCCTGCAACTGACCTGTCCGTAGCCCTCGCCATAGCGTCGGCCAAGACCAATCAGGCCCTTCCTCCGCGGATGATCGCATTCGGGGAAGTGGGTCTCGCAGGCGAGGTAAGGCCGGTTCCGGGGATTTCGCGCCGGATCCAGGAGGCGGAACGCCTGGGATTCACACACGCCGTCGTGCCTGAATCCCCCAACGGGCCCGGGCGGGTTCCACCGGGGTTCACTGTCAAGCAGGTGAGCACGCTCACCGAAGCACTACAGCTGCTTTTCTGA
- a CDS encoding FUSC family protein produces the protein MNRRPRLDRARTFLRNRSRVGFRRSRTSLLPSVQITVGAVGAYAFAEQVLGHEGPLFAATSSLIALGFSRDPRLRRVLEVGIGCTLGIAVGDLLLALLGTGLWQATVVLFVSVMLARFLDSGNIFTTQFALQSLLVVLLPAPEGGPFTRSVDAVVGGAFALLVTMAMPRDPRREPKGDVRKLLGELSGVLRENALALTASDSTQAWHALIRARNCQPLMDSLNNSMRAAAEVARLSPAYRRHRSELGELRGAAQYVDLAIRNGRVFSRRLTSVINHAALTDEAVESLAHVLEDTADAVDVLALALSAPTTSERDQYLRRAREDLAAVATVLHPAGLNVTRLEGESLVILYRPLVVDLLEATGLSHEEAAGYLPKL, from the coding sequence ATGAACCGGCGTCCGCGACTCGACCGCGCGCGCACTTTCCTGCGCAACCGATCCCGGGTGGGCTTCCGGCGCAGCCGGACCTCCTTGTTGCCCTCCGTCCAGATCACCGTCGGCGCGGTGGGGGCCTATGCCTTCGCCGAACAGGTGCTGGGCCACGAGGGACCGCTCTTCGCGGCAACCTCTTCCCTCATCGCCCTGGGCTTCTCCCGTGATCCGAGACTGCGCCGAGTACTCGAGGTGGGCATCGGATGCACGCTGGGCATCGCCGTCGGGGACCTCCTGCTGGCACTGCTCGGAACCGGGCTGTGGCAAGCCACGGTGGTGCTGTTCGTATCGGTGATGTTGGCCCGCTTCCTGGACAGCGGCAACATCTTTACCACTCAATTCGCCCTGCAATCCCTCCTTGTGGTCCTGCTGCCCGCTCCCGAAGGAGGACCGTTCACCCGAAGCGTGGACGCCGTCGTCGGCGGTGCGTTCGCGCTCCTGGTGACGATGGCAATGCCGCGCGATCCGCGGCGGGAGCCCAAGGGCGATGTCCGGAAGCTGCTGGGTGAGTTGTCCGGGGTCCTGCGGGAGAATGCTCTTGCGCTGACCGCAAGCGACTCGACCCAGGCCTGGCACGCCCTTATTCGCGCGCGCAACTGCCAGCCGCTCATGGACAGCCTCAACAACTCCATGCGGGCGGCAGCTGAAGTTGCCAGGCTTTCACCGGCCTACCGGCGGCACCGCAGTGAACTGGGTGAGTTGCGCGGCGCCGCCCAGTATGTCGACCTGGCGATCCGAAACGGCCGGGTGTTCTCCCGCCGACTGACCTCGGTAATCAACCATGCAGCCCTCACCGACGAGGCCGTCGAGTCGCTCGCGCACGTCCTCGAAGACACCGCAGATGCCGTGGATGTCCTGGCCCTGGCCCTGTCAGCTCCCACAACGTCGGAGCGCGACCAGTACCTGCGCCGGGCCCGCGAAGACCTTGCCGCGGTCGCTACGGTGCTGCACCCGGCAGGCCTCAATGTGACCCGGCTCGAGGGTGAAAGCCTCGTGATCCTGTATCGACCCCTGGTTGTGGACCTCCTCGAAGCCACTGGACTCTCCCACGAGGAAGCGGCGGGTTACCTCCCAAAGCTCTGA
- the pstS gene encoding phosphate ABC transporter substrate-binding protein PstS — MKALRFGRAAAVISVAALALTACGSDNAVNSGSEGGSSSAPESTVSGTLTGAGASSQQAAMTAWKAGFEEANPDATIQYSPDGSGAGREAFLAQGVQFAGSDAYLDEEEYAAAMEVCGPEGAINIPGYVSPIAVAFNIPGVDTLNLDAPTIAAIFKGDITNWNDEAIVSQNDGAELPDLPITVVHRADESGTTENFVEYLAAAAPDEWTYEVSGDWPADIVAENAQGTNGVVSTTSSTEGAITYADASAVGDLGQVSVKVGEEYVALSSEAAAKAVEVATPVEGRGELDMSLDLERDTTESGAYPIVLVSYHLYCTEYDDQETVDLVKAFGSYVISEEGQQAAADSAGNALLSETLREQAQEAIDSIKVAS; from the coding sequence GTGAAGGCTCTTCGCTTCGGCCGCGCAGCGGCAGTAATCTCGGTGGCCGCTCTGGCCCTCACGGCGTGTGGTTCGGACAACGCCGTCAACTCGGGCTCCGAGGGCGGCTCCAGCTCCGCTCCCGAGAGCACCGTCTCCGGTACCCTGACCGGCGCCGGCGCTTCGTCGCAGCAGGCTGCGATGACCGCCTGGAAGGCCGGCTTCGAAGAGGCCAACCCTGACGCCACCATCCAGTACTCCCCGGACGGATCCGGAGCGGGCCGCGAAGCCTTCCTGGCGCAGGGTGTCCAGTTCGCAGGTTCCGACGCCTACCTGGACGAGGAAGAATACGCTGCGGCCATGGAGGTGTGCGGACCTGAGGGTGCCATCAACATCCCCGGCTACGTTTCCCCGATCGCTGTTGCCTTCAACATCCCGGGTGTAGATACGCTCAACCTGGATGCTCCCACCATCGCCGCAATCTTCAAGGGCGACATCACCAACTGGAACGACGAGGCAATCGTCTCGCAGAACGACGGCGCCGAGCTGCCCGACCTGCCCATCACCGTTGTGCACCGTGCTGACGAGTCCGGTACCACCGAGAACTTTGTTGAGTACCTGGCTGCTGCAGCACCCGATGAGTGGACCTACGAAGTTTCCGGTGACTGGCCGGCAGACATCGTTGCCGAGAACGCTCAGGGCACCAACGGCGTTGTCTCCACCACCTCCTCCACCGAAGGCGCCATCACCTACGCGGACGCCTCCGCCGTCGGCGACCTGGGCCAGGTCAGCGTGAAGGTCGGCGAAGAGTACGTAGCACTCAGCTCCGAGGCAGCTGCCAAGGCTGTTGAGGTTGCAACTCCGGTTGAGGGCCGCGGCGAGCTGGATATGTCCCTGGACCTCGAGCGCGACACCACCGAGTCGGGCGCATACCCGATCGTCCTGGTTTCCTACCACCTGTACTGCACCGAGTACGACGACCAGGAGACTGTTGACCTGGTCAAGGCATTCGGTTCCTACGTCATCAGCGAGGAAGGCCAGCAGGCCGCCGCTGACTCCGCGGGCAACGCCCTGCTGTCCGAGACCCTGCGTGAGCAGGCTCAGGAAGCCATTGATTCGATCAAGGTTGCTTCCTAA
- the pstC gene encoding phosphate ABC transporter permease subunit PstC, which produces MSTNALKRTGGAGQSGDRIFSGASLLAGCLILAALFSVAVFLIVEASPVFRADSADITGGEGFFSYILPIVIGTVIAAAIALLIATPLGIGVALFISHYAPRRFAQGLGYLIDLLAAIPSVVYGAWGYAVLAPQLAIAYDWLATNAGWIPIFQGPASQTGRTMLTAGIVLSVMVLPIITSLSREIFLQTPKLHEEAALAMGATRWEMITMAVLPFARPGIISAAMLGLGRALGETMAVALVLSGGGLTASLITSGNQTIAAEIALNFPEAFGLRLGELIAAGLVLFLITLAVNIVARWIIARHKEFSGAN; this is translated from the coding sequence GTGTCTACGAACGCACTCAAACGAACAGGTGGTGCAGGTCAATCCGGAGACAGAATATTCTCCGGAGCCAGCCTGTTGGCCGGATGCCTGATCCTGGCAGCGCTTTTCAGCGTCGCCGTCTTCCTGATTGTTGAGGCTTCACCGGTCTTCCGTGCCGACTCGGCCGATATCACCGGCGGCGAAGGCTTCTTCTCCTACATCCTGCCGATCGTGATCGGTACGGTGATAGCGGCCGCTATCGCGCTGCTCATCGCAACGCCATTAGGCATCGGCGTCGCCCTGTTCATCTCCCACTACGCTCCGCGGCGCTTTGCGCAGGGCCTGGGCTACCTGATCGATCTGCTCGCGGCGATTCCGTCCGTCGTGTACGGCGCATGGGGCTATGCCGTTCTTGCCCCGCAGCTTGCCATCGCCTACGACTGGCTGGCCACGAACGCGGGCTGGATTCCCATCTTCCAGGGACCAGCCAGCCAGACCGGGCGCACCATGCTCACCGCCGGCATAGTCCTTTCTGTCATGGTTCTTCCCATCATCACCTCGCTCAGCCGAGAGATCTTCCTTCAAACGCCGAAGCTGCATGAGGAAGCAGCACTGGCAATGGGAGCCACCCGCTGGGAAATGATCACGATGGCAGTGCTGCCCTTCGCCCGCCCCGGCATCATCAGCGCCGCGATGCTCGGTCTGGGACGCGCGCTCGGTGAGACCATGGCAGTAGCACTCGTGCTCTCCGGTGGCGGCCTGACCGCCAGCCTCATCACTTCCGGCAACCAGACGATTGCGGCCGAGATCGCCTTGAACTTCCCTGAAGCCTTCGGGCTGAGGCTCGGTGAGCTCATCGCCGCCGGCCTGGTCCTGTTCCTCATCACGCTCGCCGTCAACATCGTCGCCCGGTGGATCATCGCCCGGCACAAAGAATTCTCAGGGGCTAACTAA
- the pstA gene encoding phosphate ABC transporter permease PstA — protein sequence MANATLTPRRSQLTRGMMPSYTLWLVLAGSIVLGAALAALVGFSLVPWTIFSAIIFVIAGTAVTAAIEGGRKARNRLALFLVYGSFIIALLPLLSVIWTVLERGVPGLTYNFLFTSMNGVTGAIDNQTVEEGSPVLGGAYHAVIGTLQITLWATLISVPVGLLAAIYLVEYSTGGRLARAITFFVDVMTGIPSIVAGLFAAALFGQLFGPGTRTGFVAAVALSVLMIPVVVRSTEEMLKIVPNELREASYALGVRKWRTITKVVIPTAISGIASGVTLAIARVIGETAPILVTAGFASSINWSVFGDWMSTLPTFIYYQILTPTSPTATDPSTQRAWAAALLLIIMVMLLNLVARLIARLFAPKTSR from the coding sequence ATGGCCAACGCAACATTGACTCCGCGTCGTTCTCAGCTGACCAGGGGCATGATGCCCTCCTACACCCTTTGGTTGGTGCTGGCGGGTTCCATCGTGTTGGGTGCGGCCCTGGCCGCACTCGTTGGCTTCAGCCTCGTGCCTTGGACAATCTTCAGCGCGATCATCTTCGTCATCGCGGGCACGGCGGTCACCGCAGCGATCGAGGGAGGACGCAAGGCGCGCAACCGGCTTGCCCTGTTCCTTGTGTATGGCTCGTTCATCATCGCGCTACTTCCGCTGCTCTCGGTCATCTGGACGGTGCTTGAGCGCGGCGTGCCCGGCCTCACCTACAACTTCCTGTTCACTTCGATGAACGGCGTAACCGGTGCGATTGACAACCAGACTGTAGAGGAGGGTTCTCCTGTCCTCGGCGGTGCCTACCACGCAGTGATCGGCACCCTGCAGATCACCCTCTGGGCAACGCTGATCTCCGTACCCGTGGGACTCCTCGCGGCCATTTACCTGGTGGAATACTCCACCGGCGGACGGCTTGCCCGCGCCATCACCTTCTTCGTGGACGTGATGACCGGTATCCCGTCAATCGTTGCCGGGCTCTTTGCTGCAGCACTGTTCGGGCAGCTGTTCGGGCCGGGAACCCGTACCGGTTTCGTCGCGGCAGTTGCGCTCTCCGTGCTCATGATTCCCGTTGTGGTTCGATCCACCGAAGAAATGCTCAAGATCGTGCCCAACGAGTTGCGTGAGGCGTCCTACGCGCTGGGTGTGCGCAAGTGGCGCACAATCACCAAGGTGGTCATTCCCACGGCCATCTCCGGTATCGCGTCCGGTGTCACGCTGGCAATCGCCCGCGTAATCGGCGAGACGGCTCCGATCCTCGTGACCGCCGGCTTCGCCAGTTCCATCAACTGGAGCGTGTTCGGTGACTGGATGAGCACTCTTCCAACATTCATCTACTACCAGATCCTGACGCCCACATCGCCCACGGCCACCGATCCCAGCACGCAGCGCGCCTGGGCCGCTGCGCTGTTGCTGATCATCATGGTCATGCTCCTTAACCTCGTGGCGCGTCTGATCGCACGCCTCTTCGCTCCCAAGACCAGCCGCTGA
- the pstB gene encoding phosphate ABC transporter ATP-binding protein PstB has protein sequence MSKRIDVKDLNVYYSKFLAVEDVNINIEARSVTAFIGPSGCGKSTFLRTLNRMHEVIPGARVEGEVLLDGDNLYDTAVDPVTVRSQVGMVFQRPNPFPTMSIRDNVLAGVKLNNKRISKGDADDLVEKSLRGANLWNEVKDRLGRPGSGLSGGQQQRLCIARAIAVSPEVILMDEPCSALDPISTLAIEDLINELKSEYTVVIVTHNMQQAARVSDKTAFFNIAGTGKPGKLIEYGETAHIFSTPSQKATEDYVSGRFG, from the coding sequence TTGTCCAAGCGAATCGACGTCAAGGACCTCAATGTCTACTACAGCAAGTTCCTTGCTGTAGAGGACGTCAACATCAATATTGAGGCACGTTCCGTTACGGCGTTCATCGGGCCGTCCGGCTGCGGCAAGTCCACGTTCCTGCGCACCCTCAACCGTATGCACGAGGTTATCCCCGGAGCACGCGTTGAAGGTGAAGTGCTGCTCGACGGCGACAACCTGTATGACACGGCCGTTGACCCCGTAACCGTCCGCAGCCAGGTGGGTATGGTCTTCCAGCGGCCCAACCCGTTTCCCACCATGTCCATCCGCGACAACGTCCTCGCCGGAGTGAAGCTCAACAACAAGCGGATCTCCAAGGGGGACGCGGACGACCTGGTCGAGAAGTCCCTGCGCGGCGCCAACCTGTGGAACGAAGTCAAGGACCGCCTTGGGCGTCCCGGTTCCGGCCTCTCGGGCGGCCAGCAGCAGCGTCTCTGCATCGCCCGCGCGATTGCGGTCTCGCCCGAGGTTATCCTCATGGACGAGCCCTGCTCCGCGCTTGACCCGATCTCCACGCTCGCAATCGAGGACCTCATCAATGAACTCAAGAGCGAGTACACCGTGGTGATCGTTACGCATAACATGCAGCAGGCGGCTCGTGTGTCCGACAAGACGGCGTTCTTCAACATCGCCGGGACAGGCAAGCCGGGCAAGTTGATCGAGTACGGCGAAACCGCGCACATCTTCAGCACGCCCTCGCAGAAGGCCACCGAGGATTACGTTTCGGGCCGCTTCGGATAA
- a CDS encoding anion permease, producing MEVFLLGAVILLAGGFAFINGFHDVSNSIATSIRTRALTPTVAVLLAALFNFVGALMSVALARLFTGDSIDLPAGQGGLGILISALLAACLWGLFTWYRGMPSSSTHALIGALIGAGGAATILGSESIAGPGGVLFPEIVLPLLVSPVVAFLLAYLAVFPATWFLRHSSPRKVNNGNRMAQAVLAGSFAFSHGLQDGQRTTAVILLALAGSGVYAGNVVPVWVQLFAAVLLAGGSLLGGWRITHTLAHRLVRIDPLHGMTAQGVSAVMLFVGAMVLHMPLSSTHTMTSAIVGAGANHRYATVRKSQVRSVLLVWITTAPVTSVLAAVLYLAISPLL from the coding sequence GTGGAGGTTTTCCTCCTCGGCGCGGTGATCCTGCTTGCCGGAGGCTTTGCCTTCATCAACGGCTTCCACGACGTCTCCAATTCAATCGCGACCTCCATCCGCACCCGTGCTCTTACGCCGACCGTCGCCGTTCTGTTGGCTGCACTGTTCAACTTCGTCGGCGCGCTGATGAGCGTGGCACTGGCGAGGCTCTTCACGGGCGACAGCATCGACCTGCCTGCGGGTCAGGGCGGTCTCGGCATCCTCATCTCTGCTCTGCTTGCAGCCTGCCTCTGGGGGCTCTTCACCTGGTACCGCGGTATGCCGTCGTCGTCCACGCATGCGCTGATCGGAGCCCTCATCGGCGCGGGTGGGGCCGCCACAATCCTAGGAAGCGAGTCCATAGCCGGACCCGGGGGCGTGCTGTTTCCCGAAATTGTCCTGCCGCTGCTGGTCTCACCCGTCGTAGCGTTCCTCCTGGCGTATCTCGCCGTCTTTCCCGCCACGTGGTTCCTCCGGCACAGTTCACCGCGCAAGGTCAACAACGGCAACCGGATGGCGCAGGCTGTACTGGCCGGCTCCTTCGCCTTCAGCCATGGTTTGCAGGACGGGCAACGCACGACGGCGGTCATCCTGCTGGCCCTCGCCGGGTCCGGAGTTTATGCGGGGAACGTGGTGCCCGTATGGGTTCAGCTCTTCGCTGCAGTGCTCCTGGCCGGCGGGTCACTGCTGGGAGGCTGGAGGATCACGCATACGCTCGCTCACCGGCTGGTCCGTATTGATCCACTGCACGGCATGACTGCGCAGGGAGTCAGCGCCGTCATGCTTTTCGTGGGCGCAATGGTGCTTCATATGCCGCTCTCGAGCACGCACACCATGACGTCAGCGATCGTCGGGGCAGGTGCCAACCACCGGTATGCAACGGTACGGAAGTCCCAGGTGAGGTCGGTCCTGCTGGTCTGGATTACGACGGCGCCGGTCACGTCGGTTCTCGCCGCCGTCCTCTATCTGGCCATCAGCCCGCTGCTGTAG
- a CDS encoding DUF47 domain-containing protein: MKLRLFPQENAGLELLSGMAQQLVLGVGSMSAILGASPDSYGELSEELHQHEGKATDLHYALLTSMRTSFINPLPREDLYALSRLLSEAMEELDGAGELLALYKLSKISRRATEQLEVITRQAELTAEAMRQLTSLDDLEDYWIEIVRLSKRAERTHRTWCAELLNDHKPLVYVRHRDLANQLIAVSQAIRKVATHVGTIIVKES, from the coding sequence GTGAAGCTCCGCCTCTTCCCCCAGGAGAACGCAGGACTCGAACTCCTCTCCGGTATGGCTCAGCAACTGGTGCTCGGCGTCGGCAGCATGTCCGCCATTCTCGGCGCCTCGCCCGACTCCTACGGCGAACTCTCTGAAGAGCTGCACCAGCACGAAGGCAAGGCCACCGACCTGCACTACGCGCTGCTCACCTCGATGCGCACCAGCTTCATCAATCCCCTTCCGCGGGAAGACCTCTATGCGCTTTCCCGCCTGTTGAGCGAGGCAATGGAGGAGCTTGACGGTGCCGGCGAACTCCTCGCCCTCTACAAACTCAGCAAGATCAGCCGCCGTGCCACAGAGCAGCTTGAGGTAATTACACGACAGGCCGAGCTCACCGCGGAGGCGATGCGCCAGCTCACCTCGCTGGACGATCTGGAGGATTATTGGATCGAAATAGTGCGCCTGTCCAAGCGAGCCGAACGCACCCACAGGACCTGGTGCGCCGAACTCCTCAATGACCACAAACCGCTGGTCTACGTTCGACACCGGGATCTCGCGAACCAGCTGATCGCGGTCTCCCAAGCCATCCGGAAGGTCGCCACGCACGTCGGAACAATCATCGTCAAGGAGTCGTAG
- a CDS encoding pyridoxamine 5'-phosphate oxidase family protein, which translates to MNLVTDHGTVIFQTRAGSKLKALFGSARVALEADGVNPDSGIAWSVVIRGTA; encoded by the coding sequence GTGAATCTCGTCACCGATCACGGGACCGTGATTTTTCAAACCCGCGCCGGCTCTAAGCTGAAGGCCCTCTTCGGCAGCGCGAGGGTCGCGCTTGAAGCGGACGGGGTGAACCCCGACTCCGGCATCGCCTGGAGCGTGGTTATCCGGGGCACCGCATAG